Proteins encoded together in one Candidatus Poribacteria bacterium window:
- the lpxK gene encoding tetraacyldisaccharide 4'-kinase has product MKLTHVFGLGLLQQRILTTPLRFLLTPLRWLYTASVQFRNILYTRGVIKARRLPCRVISVGNIVVGGTGKTPAVIAIAKHLQREGMRVAILLRGYKRRGGKKMSYRLMSSLPLREKVTIVSDGEKVCASAIESGDEAQMMARYLSGVPILVGKCRYLAGRVAIERFKVDVLLLDDGFQHRQLARDVDILTIPVTHPFGSPEKLLPAGTLREPPSALKRADLILLTHADIPDVSTHIKKLVKSLAPNALVLESIHQPIYCYPLVMEAPAVQETFSRQFSAKRFSFNARKHPSKNPLFQPRTDNREPTTIPPRTDTYDIKALKGKRVLAVCGIGNPNAFVATLRRCAVARVELLEFPDHHVYTETDKQHIYTAFQETGADLIVTTQKDEQKLADVVGETGVSSPYGELPIVVLAVALVITEGDAAFTDVLLGAS; this is encoded by the coding sequence ATGAAACTCACACACGTTTTCGGCCTTGGCTTGCTACAGCAGAGAATTCTCACTACCCCGCTACGCTTTTTATTAACGCCATTGCGTTGGCTCTACACGGCAAGTGTTCAATTCCGAAATATTTTATATACTCGCGGCGTGATTAAAGCACGCAGGTTGCCGTGTCGAGTCATCAGTGTCGGGAACATTGTTGTCGGTGGGACAGGTAAGACACCTGCTGTCATTGCTATTGCGAAACATCTTCAAAGAGAGGGGATGCGCGTCGCTATTCTGCTGCGCGGGTATAAACGCCGTGGAGGCAAAAAAATGAGCTATAGGCTCATGTCTTCGCTTCCGCTTCGTGAAAAAGTGACGATCGTCTCGGACGGCGAAAAAGTGTGTGCTTCGGCTATAGAAAGCGGTGACGAAGCACAGATGATGGCGAGATACCTCAGCGGTGTTCCGATTCTTGTAGGAAAATGTCGTTATCTGGCAGGTCGGGTTGCGATTGAGCGTTTCAAAGTAGATGTGTTGCTCTTAGATGATGGATTCCAGCATCGGCAGCTTGCACGGGATGTCGATATTCTTACGATTCCCGTGACACACCCGTTCGGGAGTCCAGAGAAATTGCTACCCGCGGGAACCTTACGTGAGCCACCCTCCGCGCTAAAACGCGCAGACCTCATTTTACTGACACACGCAGACATTCCTGACGTATCCACACATATCAAAAAATTGGTAAAATCGTTGGCACCGAACGCCTTGGTCCTGGAAAGCATTCACCAACCGATATACTGCTATCCATTGGTCATGGAGGCGCCTGCTGTGCAGGAAACCTTCAGTCGTCAGTTTTCAGCTAAGAGGTTTTCGTTTAACGCGAGGAAACACCCAAGCAAAAACCCCCTCTTTCAACCGAGAACCGACAACCGAGAACCGACAACCATTCCTCCGAGAACCGATACCTATGATATAAAAGCACTCAAGGGAAAACGGGTTCTCGCAGTTTGTGGCATTGGAAATCCGAACGCGTTTGTTGCGACCCTCAGGCGGTGTGCCGTCGCGCGTGTGGAACTATTGGAATTTCCCGACCACCATGTCTATACCGAAACCGACAAACAGCATATATACACGGCTTTTCAAGAAACAGGAGCGGATCTGATTGTCACAACACAGAAAGACGAACAGAAATTAGCGGACGTTGTAGGGGAAACCGGGGTATCCAGTCCCTACGGGGAACTGCCGATCGTTGTT